The nucleotide window TAACAAATATCATCAGCAACTTCCATCAAATAAGAAAGTGGATGTCTCATATATGTCCCATCTTTTCTTACCAAATCAAGTTCTTTAAAAAGTAGTTCGAAAAACTCTTTTTCACTTTGAAAAAAGTTGAATTTTGACTTTCCTATTATCTTACAATTACTTGAAGCATAAGGATACTTTATAAGTGCTCCCAAAGTAGAAAAAGTAAGATTCATACCACCTTTAAAACTATTGTTTTCAAGTTTTGATACTATTCTAAAACTTTGGGCATTGCCATCTAGGTTTAAAAAATCATCTAACTCATCACTTGATAAGGCTTTTAGAAAACTCTCTTCTTTATTTTTTGCAAACCACTCTTTAATAACTTCTTCACCTGCATGTCCAAAGGGTGGATTCCCAATATCATGTGCCAAACAAGCTGTTTGAACTATATATCCCACATCATATGGATTTATACTCTCATTTTTTCTTTTAAATATCTCTCCAGCTCTTAATCCTAAACTTCTTCCCACACTTGCAACTTCTAAACTATGAGTCAATCTATTATGCACATGGTCATTTTTAGATAAAGGATGAACTTGCGTTTTTTTTGAAAGTCTTCTAAATGACTTTGAAAATATTAATCTATCATAATCTTTGTGGAAACTACTTCTATAAAACTCTTCATTTTTTGATTCTGAGATTTTACCTTCACCATAATATTTCTTTTTAGATAGTAGTTTTGAATACATCTATAACCTTTTATATTTTATTTTATTGATAAAAACCTGAGAAAAGTAAAACATCATCGCTGTTTTTATTCTCTAAATCTTTTGTAATAATTTTTTTAACTATTTTCCCAATACTAGGAGCAAAGGTCATACCAAGCCAACCCATTCCCATAGCATATACTAAGTTTTTGTACTCTTCATCTCTCCCAAATAGTGGTATATCATTTGGAGTAAGAGGTCTAAATCCTGTCCACTCTTTTATATCTTTCATCTCAAAAGGAAGTGTATATTTTTCAAAATTTGATTTTATACTATCTATTTGCTCTTTTACTACTTTTGTATCAGTAGAACCTAGTTCTAATTTTGAGGTAAGTCTT belongs to Arcobacter sp. F2176 and includes:
- a CDS encoding deoxyguanosinetriphosphate triphosphohydrolase, which translates into the protein MYSKLLSKKKYYGEGKISESKNEEFYRSSFHKDYDRLIFSKSFRRLSKKTQVHPLSKNDHVHNRLTHSLEVASVGRSLGLRAGEIFKRKNESINPYDVGYIVQTACLAHDIGNPPFGHAGEEVIKEWFAKNKEESFLKALSSDELDDFLNLDGNAQSFRIVSKLENNSFKGGMNLTFSTLGALIKYPYASSNCKIIGKSKFNFFQSEKEFFELLFKELDLVRKDGTYMRHPLSYLMEVADDICYGLLDLQDAHELKIITLNDTIKIFEHILGTPEVKNSLANEKYDDFQRLSRFVALSINNLTNHAMEKFEENLEHICSENQEKDLLTYFTNDDLKQGLLVAKRLGHEKVFNETRKVELELGAYNIIETLLDNLIKATYRLHKCKDEKKLSFKDQRALQLMENDKPNKNDSLYNMYQRVIDYIVGMTDNHAKYIAHQFIGMSY